A genomic segment from Polyangium mundeleinium encodes:
- a CDS encoding serine/threonine-protein kinase translates to MASRTPAPGAIVDNKYRLAERIGGGGMGHVFRAENVLAGRAVAIKFLHPELSENTELAQRFFQEAQAVNRIRHPNIVDVIDAGVGEMGPYIVMEHLEGEGVGSALQRLGRFDVDASVATCIPVLEALDAAHRVGIIHRDLKPENVFVAFDVSRGQAVVRLLDFGIAKVLDSSGPSPRTRTGVVFGTPDYLSPEQATGDAPIDGRSDLFAVGVLLYELLTGTRPFRAPTAVATAFRVVHAEAPTLAAAGVHVDPRLEAVVAKLLQKDPMKRYATAGEVARELDRFSSDPMKRSTALGRIINLHRRVAHASVAQAQGGPPPPPPATILPEPDRMNTPLREPPAVPAPIRPSVRTSFTDSGASSMPYAPTRVVPSMGSPSRSSDPGPPPRGDYIASSRNVEPLVPPAMPKPLGVARSTASSASSSSTSASSSNAGPPSRYVQPRAASRFPGMYQVRGAVLRAVDKALTEDAGPRVREQVVAQLPQRYAEDFLNDSINALVAYDLEALDAYMEIATAISLHEPSRWRALGRLAIGGELHNTVRSVLRPAPDLQIAIRRGISIWSRLFSFGAWKVGASQSGKVVLQIAEFEPASLALRLWVVGMVEETARRAASFDVRVAITAGEVGFTPELTCEIA, encoded by the coding sequence ATGGCTTCTCGAACTCCCGCCCCCGGCGCGATCGTCGACAACAAGTACCGCCTTGCAGAACGCATCGGCGGTGGCGGGATGGGCCACGTCTTTCGTGCGGAGAACGTGCTCGCCGGCCGCGCGGTCGCGATCAAGTTCCTCCACCCCGAGCTGTCGGAGAACACCGAGCTCGCGCAGCGCTTCTTCCAGGAGGCCCAGGCGGTCAACCGCATCCGCCACCCGAACATCGTCGACGTGATCGACGCGGGCGTAGGCGAGATGGGCCCCTACATCGTGATGGAGCACCTCGAAGGCGAGGGCGTGGGCTCCGCGCTGCAGCGCCTCGGGCGCTTCGACGTCGACGCCTCGGTCGCGACGTGCATCCCCGTCCTCGAAGCCCTCGACGCCGCCCACCGCGTGGGCATCATCCATCGGGATCTGAAGCCCGAGAACGTCTTCGTGGCGTTCGACGTGTCGCGAGGTCAAGCCGTCGTAAGGCTTCTGGATTTCGGCATCGCAAAGGTGCTCGATTCGAGCGGGCCCTCGCCACGCACGCGCACCGGCGTGGTCTTCGGGACGCCCGATTATCTCTCGCCCGAGCAGGCCACAGGCGACGCGCCGATCGACGGCCGAAGTGATCTCTTCGCCGTGGGCGTGCTGCTCTACGAGCTGCTGACGGGCACGCGGCCCTTCCGCGCGCCGACGGCCGTGGCGACGGCATTCCGCGTGGTGCACGCCGAGGCGCCCACACTCGCCGCGGCAGGCGTGCACGTGGATCCGCGGCTCGAAGCCGTGGTCGCGAAGCTCCTGCAGAAGGATCCGATGAAGCGCTACGCCACCGCAGGCGAGGTGGCACGCGAGCTCGATCGGTTCTCGTCGGATCCGATGAAGCGCTCGACGGCGCTCGGCCGGATCATCAACCTGCATCGACGCGTCGCGCACGCGAGCGTGGCGCAAGCGCAAGGCGGGCCTCCACCCCCGCCGCCAGCCACGATCCTGCCGGAGCCGGATCGCATGAACACGCCGCTCCGCGAGCCGCCTGCCGTGCCAGCGCCGATCCGGCCCAGCGTACGGACGAGCTTCACCGATTCCGGCGCCTCGTCGATGCCCTACGCGCCAACACGTGTCGTGCCGAGCATGGGGAGCCCGAGCCGCTCGAGTGATCCCGGGCCCCCGCCCCGCGGCGACTACATCGCATCGTCGCGCAACGTCGAGCCGCTCGTGCCTCCGGCCATGCCGAAGCCGCTCGGCGTGGCGCGGAGCACGGCTTCCTCGGCGAGCTCGTCGAGCACGTCGGCAAGCTCTTCGAACGCAGGTCCGCCGTCGCGGTACGTCCAGCCGCGCGCAGCGTCGCGGTTCCCCGGGATGTACCAGGTGCGCGGCGCCGTGCTGCGCGCCGTGGACAAGGCCCTCACCGAAGACGCAGGTCCGCGCGTGCGCGAGCAGGTCGTGGCACAGCTCCCGCAGCGCTACGCCGAAGATTTCCTCAACGACTCGATCAACGCGCTCGTCGCATACGACCTCGAAGCGCTCGACGCATACATGGAGATCGCGACCGCGATCTCGCTGCACGAGCCCTCCCGATGGCGCGCGCTCGGCCGTCTCGCCATCGGAGGCGAGCTCCACAACACGGTGCGCAGCGTGCTCCGACCCGCGCCAGATCTTCAGATCGCGATCCGTCGCGGCATCTCGATCTGGTCGCGGCTCTTCAGCTTCGGCGCCTGGAAGGTGGGCGCGAGCCAGAGCGGCAAGGTGGTCCTGCAGATCGCAGAGTTCGAGCCAGCCTCGCTCGCGCTGCGCCTCTGGGTCGTAGGCATGGTCGAAGAGACGGCACGCCGCGCCGCAAGCTTCGACGTGCGCGTGGCCATCACCGCAGGCGAGGTCGGGTTCACGCCCGAGCTGACCTGCGAGATCGCTTAA